A window of the Branchiostoma lanceolatum isolate klBraLanc5 chromosome 13, klBraLanc5.hap2, whole genome shotgun sequence genome harbors these coding sequences:
- the LOC136446713 gene encoding titin-like isoform X13 codes for MAEGGDAATVAHEAGNAVQETPKAEPEKAAAAAEPAAPAEPAEPTVRTIVLTGHGGYDKLSVQQKPQPKAGKGEVLVRVKAAGLNFSELMVRQGLHDRMTKPPVVLGMEAAGVIEELGEDVSGLEVGQNVICLAQTGMWREIVAVPATNVFIMPDEMSYEEGAAIPLSYLTAYFMLFDFGNLRPGKSLLVHIAAGGVGWAATQLAKTVDNVTVFGTASASKHDAIKENGVDHPIDYRTRDYSEEIKNISPKGVDVVLDPLGGADTSKGLQLLRPMGKIVTYGSANMVKGENRNLMKMAKTLWQSTSVSPVSLVKTNKAIAGFQLAHLTGEIELVRSAFQDILNMYKDGKIKPRIDSVWAFEQVAEAMQQMNERRNIGKVILSPEKEPTKPAEGDAAPTSPLKKKKPSLFRRLSKRASRSKDEGEKKDEVKQEDQEKADDSKATNGHVQQTKLRARLSGGDPNIEDSDKIVNDKIGAAEDKIGDISKKVDGKVGDAEKAAEETAKKVEDKVEDKVEEGKDKAEDAKKAVVAQVEQTAAKLPENGTSAKIAVDDIFKEAEAKVDGNIQKSTKGKTADTKAHNVKKEPAIQKAKQSTKDSFPNSISEVSLPKKVGHKDLHKREIGKLFKPKSKMPKKTLEFVKGDVHKEDVIEEEPIIKKAVVKDLSPKQIVKKFQNNFAEDEISKKAVPEKIETGTSKESEDISSSDVWVRQDSEKVPKEVVKEEVPKTVVKEVVPEEVVTEEVPKEVVPEVVPKEVVEEEVVKEVVKEVVPKEVVPKEVVKEVVKEVVPKEVVKEVVPKEVVPKEVVKKVVKEVVPKEVVEEVVKEVVPKEVFPEVVPKEVVEEEVVKEVVKEVVPKEVVPKEVVEEAVDKEVVEEAVPKEVVEEEVVKEVVKEVVPKEVVPKEVVKEVVKEVVPKKVVKEVVPKELVKEVVPKEVVKEVVKEVVPEEVVKEVVPKEVVKEVVPKEVVKEVVPKEVVKEVVPKEVVPKEVVKEVVKKVMKEVVPKKVVKEVVPKEVVKEVPVVPKEIVKKEDVKKVVKKVAPKNVLKKVVPMDAVEEEVVKEEVEEEVVKEVVPKEVVKEVVPKEVVREVVPKEVVKDVVKEVVPKKVVKEVVPKKVVKEVVPKEVVVDVVPKEVVKDVVPKEVMKEVVPKEVLKEVVPKEVVKDVVKEVVPKEVVKDVVPKEVVKEVVKKVMKEVVPKKVVEEVVPKEVVKDVVPKEVVPKEVVKEVVPKEVVEEVVPKEVVKEVVKEVVPKEVVKDVVPKEVVKEVVPKEVVEEVVPKEVVKEVVKEVVPKEVVKDVVPKEVVKEVVPKDVVPKEVVKEVVPKKVVPKEVLEEEVVKKVVKEAVPKEAVPKEVVEEEVVKKALKEVVPKEVVEEEVVEKVVKEVVPKEVVPEVVPKEVVEDEVKEVVPKEVVPKEVVKEVVPKKVVKEVVKDVVPKKVVKEVVPKKVVKEVVPKKVVKEVVPKEVVKEVVPKEVVKEVVPKEVVKEVVKEVVPKEVVKEVVKKVMKEVVPKKVVKEVVPKEVVKEVPVVPKEIVKKEDVKKVVKKVAPKNVLKKVVPMDAVEEEVVKEEVEEEVVKEVVPKEVVKEVVPKEVVREVVPKEVVKDVVPKEVVKDVVPKEVMKEVVPKEVVKEVVPKEVVKDVVKEVVPKEVVKEVVKEVVPKEVVKEVVKKVMKEVVPKKVVEEVVPKEVVKDVVPKEVVPKEVVPKKVVKEVVPKEVVEEVVPKEVVKEVVKEVVPKEVVKDVVPKEVVKEVVPKDVVPKEVVKEVVPKKVVPKEVLEEEVVKKVVKEAVPKEAVPKEVVPKEVVEEEVVKKALKEVVPKEVVEEEVVEKVVKKVVPKEVVPEVVPKEVVEDEVKEVVKEVVPKEVVPKEVVPKEVVKEVVPKKVVKEVVKDVVPKKVVKDVVPKKVVKDVVPKKVVKEVVPKKVVKEVVPKKVVKEVVPKKVVKEVVPKKVVKEVVPKKVVKEVVPKKVVKEVVPKKVVEEVVPKEVVPKKVVKEVVPKEVVEEVVPREVVEEVVPREVVEEDPVVPKEIVKEEDVKKVVKKVAPKKVLKKVVPMEAVEVEVVKEEVPKEVVEEVVPKEVVKDVVPKEVVKEVVLKEVVKEVVPKEVAKEVVPKEVVKEVVPKEVVKEVLVVPREIVKEENVKKVVKKVAPKKVLKKVAMDAVEEEVVKEEVEEEVVKEVVPKEVVKEVVPKEVLKEYVKEVVPKEVVPKEVVPKEVVPKEVVEEEVVKDVVKEVVLKEVVEEEVVKEVVPKEVVEEEVVKEVVPKEVVEEEVLKDVVPKEIVPKEIVPKEVVPKKEVPKEVVKKLVPKQVMKILDPKKVVKEAVPKKVVKKVVPKQVMKILDPKKVVKDLVPKEDVKKVVLREVVEEEVVKKVVKKEVPKKVLKEVVPKEDVKEVVLKEIVKEAETVVGDVVNKALANIVDESVPEEDKIVIQKSKKEEATPKEITQNMIIEGNNKETASEILKENPLKDVQNCGELTEKEKVVTKEKHQTPTVEAVVNGENKTTPLNGINDVMYTKAFVAETKTLVKKPMSKRINDGSSGHSLPNLKQYPRIENGPHIVKIECEDSEVESDYESMENSNEVKSYIRSSEHFGGARQTGGTGKAETVEAQGGESEGKDPVLVVRLGMASPNSLAKLGTKAVEDLNGVAEDVENVEEKLEEGKEKAEDVIQQTEEKVDEAVKQEEAPTEPDTQEEKKDEAPAEEPEKIEVAVENPAETDDAKAAAADIVADEKPVENEEKADGVASQEI; via the exons GTTGGCCAGAATGTCATCTGCCTGGCACAAACGGGGATGTGGCGCGAGATCGTGGCTGTGCCCGCCACCAACGTGTTCATCATGCCCGATGAGATGTCGTATGAGGAGGGCGCCGCCATCCCGCTCAGCTACCTGACCGCGTACTTCATGCTGTTCGACTTTGGGAACCTGCGGCCCGGGAAGAGCCTGCTCGTACACATCGCTGCAG GTGGGGTTGGCTGGGCCGCTACGCAGCTTGCCAAGACAGTCGACAACGTCACAGTGTTCGGCACAGCCTCCGCCTCCAAACACGACGCCATCAAGGAGAACGGCGTGGACCACCCCATCGACTACCGGACGAGAGACTACTCCGAGGAGATCAAGAACATCAGCCCCAAAG gTGTGGACGTTGTCCTGGACCCGCTGGGAGGTGCAGACACATCCAAGGGTCTGCAGCTGCTCAGACCAATGGGAAAGATCGTCACTTATG GTTCAGCCAACATGGTGAAGGGAGAGAACAGGAATCTGATGAAGATGGCCAAGACCCTGTGGCAGTCCACCTCAGTCAGCCCTGTGTCGCTGGTCAAGACCAACAAGGCCATTGCTGGCTTCCAACTTGCACACCTCACAG GTGAAATTGAGCTTGTACGCAGTGCCTTCCAAGATATCCTGAACATGTACAAGGACGGGAAGATCAAGCCACGCATTGACTCTGTCTGGGCCTTCGAGCAG GTTGCCGAGGCGATGCAGCAGATGAACGAGCGGCGGAACATCGGCAAGGTCATCCTGTCGCCCGAGAAGGAGCCGACGAAGCCGGCCGAGGGCGACGCCGCGCCAACGTCACCCCTCAAGAAGAAGAAACCATCACTCTTCCGGCGACTGTCCAAGCGAGCATCGCGGTCCAAGGACGAGGGAGAGAAGAAGGATGAAGTTAAG CAAGAGGATCAGGAGAAGGCTGACGACAGCAAGGCCACCAACGGACATGTTCAGCAAACG AAACTAAGGGCACGGCTTTCCGGGGGCGATCCCAACATAGAGGACTCAGACAAG ATTGTAAATGACAAAATTGGTGCGGCTGAAGACAAGATTGGAGATATTTCCAAG AAGGTAGATGGGAAAGTTGGTGATGCGGAGAAAGCTGCAGAGGAAACTGCAAAG AAAGTAGAGGACAAAGTTGAAGACAAAGTTGAAGAAGGCAAAGACAAGGCGGAAGATGCCAAAAAG GCAGTGGTGGCTCAGGTCGAACAGACAGCAGCGAAACTCCCAGAGAATGGAACGTCTGCAAAGATCGCTGTAGATGACATATTTAAGGAAGCAGAGGCAAAAGTTGATGGAAATATACAG AAGTCAACAAAAGGGAAGACTGCTGACACCAAAGCTCACAACGTTAAAAAAGAACCAGCAATTCAGAAAGCAAAACAATCTACAAAGGACTCTTTTCCAAATTCCATCTCTGAAGTAAGCCTTCCAAAAAAAGTTGGCCACAAAGACCTACATAAAAGAGAAATAGGTAAACTTTTCAAGCCTAAAAGcaaaatgcctaaaaagacTCTAGAATTTGTCAAGGGTGATGTTCATAAGGAGGATGTGATCGAAGAAGAACCAATCATTAAGAAGGCCGTGGTTAAAGATTTAAGCCCCAAGCAAATTGTGAAGAAGTTTCAAAACAACTTTGCAGAGGATGAAATCTCTAAGAAGGCAGTTCCTGAGAAAATTGAGACAGGAACTTCGAAAGAGTCTGAAGACATATCCTCTTCAGATGTTTGGGTAAGACAGGATAGTGAAAaagtccccaaggaagttgtgaaagAAGAAGTCCCCAAGACAGTTGTAAAGGAAGTAGTTCCCGAGGAAGTTGTGACTGAAGaagtccccaaggaagttgttccagaagttgtccccaaggaagttgtggaggaagaagttgtgaaggaagttgtgaaggaagtagtccccaaggaagttgttcccaaggaagttgtgaaggaagttgtaaaggaagttgtccccaaggaagttgtgaaggaagtagtccccaaggaagttgtccccaaggaagttgtgaagaaagttgtgaaggaagttgtccccaaggaagttgtggaggaagttgtgaaggaagttgtccccaaggaagtttttccagaagttgtccccaaggaagttgtggaggaagaagttgttaaggaagttgtgaaggaagttgtccccaaggaagttgtccccaaggaagttgtggagGAAGCAGTTGATAAGGAAGTTGTGGAGGAAgctgtccccaaggaagttgtggaggaagaagttgttaaggaagttgtgaaggaagttgtccccaaggaagttgtccccaaggaagttgttaaggaagttgtgaaggaagttgtccccaagaaaGTTGtaaaggaagttgtccccaaggaacttgtgaaggaagttgtccccaaggaagttgttaAGGAAGTTGTGAAAGAAGTTGTCCCCGAGGAAGTTGtaaaggaagttgtccccaaggaagttgtgaaggaagttgtccccaaggaagttgtgaaggaagttgtccccaaggaagttgtgaaggaagttgtccccaaggaagttgtccccaaggaagttgtgaaggaagttgttaAGAAAGTtatgaaggaagttgtccccaagaaagttgtgaaggaagttgtccccaaggaagttgtgaaggaagtaccGGTAGTCCCCAAAGAAATTGTGAAGAAAGAAGATGTTAAGAAAGTTGTGAAAAAGGTAGCCCCTAAGAATGTTCTAAAGAAAGTAGTCCCCATGGACGCTGTGGAGGAAGAAgttgtcaaagaagaagttgaggaggaagttgtgaaggaagttgtcccaaaggaagttgtgaaagaagttgtccccaaggaagttgtgagGGAAGTTGTCCcaaaggaagttgtgaaggacgttgtgaaggaagttgtccccaagaaagttgtgaaggaagttgtccccaagaaagttgtgaaggaagttgtcccaaAAGAAGTTGTGGTGGacgttgtccccaaggaagttgtgaaggacgttgtccccaaggaagttatgaaggaagttgtccccaaggaagttttgaaggaagttgtccccaaggaagttgtgaaggacgttgtgaaggaagttgtcccaaaggaagttgtgaaggacgttgtccccaaggaagttgtgaaggaagttgttaAGAAAGTtatgaaggaagttgtccccaagaaagttgtggaggaagttgtccccaaggaagttgtgaaggacgttgtccccaaggaagttgtccccaaggaagttgtgaaggaagttgtccccaaggaagttgtggaggaagttgtccccaaggaagttgtgaaggaagttgtgaaggaagttgtcccaaaggaagttgtgaaggacgttgtccccaaggaagttgtgaaggaagttgtccccaaggaagttgtggaggaagttgtccccaaggaagttgtgaaggaagttgtgaaggaagttgtcccaaaggaagttgtgaaggacgttgtccccaaggaagttgtgaaggaagttgtcccaaaggacgttgtccccaaggaagttgtgaaggaagttgtccccaagaaagttgtccccaaggaagttctGGAGGAAGAAGTTGTTaagaaagttgtgaaggaagcTGTCCCCAAGGAAgctgtccccaaggaagttgtggagGAAGAAGTTGTTAAGAAAGCTctgaaggaagttgtcccaaAGGAAGTTGTGGAGGAAGAAGTTGTAGagaaagttgtgaaggaagttgtccccaaggaagttgttccagaagttgtccccaaggaagttgtggagGATGAAGTTAAGGAAGTTGTTCCCAAGGAAGtagtccccaaggaagttgtgaaggaagttgtcccaaagaaagttgtgaaggaagttgtgaaggacgTTGTCCCCaagaaagttgtgaaggaagttgtccccaagaaagttgtgaaggaagttgtccccaagaaagttgtgaaggaagttgtccccaaggaagttgtgaaggaagttgtccccaaggaagttgtgaaggaagttgtccccaaggaagttgtgaaggaagttgtgaaggaagttgtccccaaggaagttgtgaaggaagttgttaAGAAAGTtatgaaggaagttgtccccaagaaagttgtgaaggaagttgtccccaaggaagttgtgaaggaagtaccGGTAGTCCCCAAAGAAATTGTGAAGAAAGAAGATGTTAAGAAAGTTGTGAAAAAGGTAGCCCCTAAGAATGTTCTAAAGAAAGTAGTCCCCATGGACGCTGTGGAGGAAGAAgttgtcaaagaagaagttgaggaggaagttgtgaaggaagttgtcccaaaggaagttgtgaaagaagttgtccccaaggaagttgtgagGGAAGTTGTCCcaaaggaagttgtgaaggacgttgtccccaaggaagttgtgaaggacgttgtccccaaggaagttatgaaggaagttgtccccaaggaagttgtgaaggaagttgttccaaaggaagttgtgaaggacgttgtgaaggaagttgtccccaaggaagttgtgaaggaagttgtgaaggaagttgtccccaaggaagttgtgaaggaagttgttaAGAAAGTtatgaaggaagttgtccccaagaaagttgtggaggaagttgtccccaaggaagttgtgaaggacgttgtccccaaggaagttgtccccaaggaagttgtccccaagaaagttgtgaaggaagttgtccccaaggaagttgtggaggaagttgtccccaaggaagttgtgaaggaagttgtgaaggaagttgtcccaaaggaagttgtgaaggacgttgtccccaaggaagttgtgaaggaagttgtcccaaaggacgttgtccccaaggaagttgtgaaggaagttgtccccaagaaagttgtccccaaggaagttctGGAGGAAGAAGTTGTTAAGAAAGTTGTAAAGGAAGCTGTCCCCAAGGAAgctgtccccaaggaagttgtccccaaggaagttgtggagGAAGAAGTTGTTAAGAAAGCTctgaaggaagttgtcccaaAGGAAGTTGTGGAGGAAGAAGTTGTAGAGAAAGTTGTGAAgaaagttgtccccaaggaagttgttccagaagttgtccccaaggaagttgtggagGATGAAGttaaggaagttgtgaaggaagttgttcccaaggaagttgtccccaaggaagtagtccccaaggaagttgtgaaggaagttgtcccaaagaaagttgtgaaggaagttgtgaaggacgTTGTCCCCAAGAAAGTTGTGAAGGACGTTGTCCCCAAGAAAGTTGTGAAGGACGTTGTCCCCaagaaagttgtgaaggaagttgtccccaagaaagttgtgaaggaagttgtccccaagaaagttgtgaaggaagttgtccccaagaaagttgtgaaggaagttgtccccaagaaagttgtgaaggaagttgtccccaagaaagttgtgaaggaagttgtccccaagaaagttgtgaaggaagttgtccccaagaaagttgtggaggaagttgtccccaaggaagttgtccccaagaaagttgtgaaggaagttgtccccaaggaagttgtggagGAAGTTGTCCCCAGGGAAGTTGTGGAGGAAGTTGTCCCCAGGGAAGTTGTGGAGGAAGACCCGGTAGTCCCCAAAGAAATTGTGAAGGAAGAAGATGTTAAGAAAGTTGTGAAAAAGGTAGCCCCTAAGAAGGTTTTAAAGAAAGTAGTCCCCATGGAAGCTGTGGAGGTAGAAgttgtcaaagaagaagtccccaaggaagttgtggaggaagttgtccccaaggaagttgtgaaggacgttgtccccaaggaagttgtgaaagAAGTTGTCCTGAAGGAAGTTGTGAaagaagttgtccccaaggaagttgcgaaagaagttgtccccaaggaagttgtgaaggaagttgtccccaaggaagttgtgaaggaagtactGGTAGTCCCCAGAGAAATTGTGAAGGAAGAAAATGTTAAGAAAGTTGTGAAAAAGGTAGCCCCCAAGAAGGTTTTAAAGAAAGTCGCCATGGATGCTGTGGAGGAAGAAgttgtcaaagaagaagttgagGAGGAAGTTGTGAaagaagttgtccccaaggaagttgtgaaggaagttgtccccaaggaagttttGAAGGAAtatgtgaaggaagttgtccccaaggaagttgtccccaaggaagttgtccccaaggaagttgtccccaaggaagttgtggaggaagaagttgtgaaggatgttgtgaaggaagttgtcctcaaggaagttgtggaggaagaagttgtgaaggaagttgtccccaaggaagttgtggaggaagaagttgtgaaggaagttgtccccaaggaagttgtggagGAAGAAGTTTTGAAGGACGTTGTCCCCAAGGAAATTGTCCCCAAGGAaattgtccccaaggaagttgtccccaagaaaGAAGTGCCCAAAGAAGTTGTGAAGAAACTAGTGCCCAAGCAAGTTATGAAAATATTGGACCCCAAGAAAGTTGTGAAAGAAGCTGTCCCCAAGAAAGTTGTGAAGAAAGTAGTGCCCAAGCAAGTTATGAAAATATTGGACCCCAAGAAAGTTGTGAAGGATCTGGTCCCCAAGGAAGATGTTAAAAAAGTAGTCCTCAGGGAAGTTGTGGAGGAAGAAGTTGTGAAGAAAGTTGTGAAAAAGGAAGTCCCCAAGAAAGTTCTGAAGGAAGTAGTCCCCAAGGAAGATGTGAAGGAAGTTGTGCTCAAGGAAATTGTGAAGGAAGCAGAGACTGTGGTAGGAGATGTAGTAAACAAAGCCCTCGCAAACATAGTAGACGAGTCAGTTCCTGAAGAAGATAAGATTGTCATTCAAAAAAGCAAGAAGGAGGAGGCTACACCAAAAGAGATAACTCAGAATATGATAATTGAAGGTAATAATAAAGAAACTGCCAGTGAAATTTTGAAGGAAAATCCTCTCAAAGATGTTCAAAACTGTGGAGAATTAACTGAGAAAGAAAAAGTtgttacaaaggaaaaacaccAAACACCAACAGTTGAAGCAGTTGTAAACggagaaaataaaacaacaccTCTCAATGGTATCAATGATGTGATGTATACAAAAGCTTTTGTAGCAGAAACCAAAACACTTGTCAAGAAACCAATGTCTAAGAGGATAAATGATGGTTCTTCTGGTCACAGTCTTCCCAACTTGAAGCAGTACCCAAGAATCGAAAATGGTCCCCACATTGTAAAAATTGAATGTGAAGATTCGGAAGTTGAGTCTGATTATGAATCCATGGAAAACTCAAACGAAGTGAAGTCGTACATAAGATCGTCCGAGCACTTTGGTGGCGCACGGCAGACTGGTGGCACAGGCAAAGCAGAG ACAGTTGAAGCGCAGGGTGGGGAGTCGGAAGGAAAGGACCCAGTACTAGTGGTGCGGTTGGGAATGGCTTCCCCAAATTCCCTCGCAAAGTTGGGCACAAAAGCTGTGGAGGATCTGAATGGGGTGGCAGAGGATGTTGAG AACGTAGAGGAAAAGCTTGAGGAAGGAAAGGAAAAAGCCGAAGATGTCATACAG CAGACAGAGGAGAAGGTGGATGAAGCTGTGAAG CAGGAGGAGGCCCCAACAGAGCCTGACACTCAGG AGGAGAAGAAGGATGAGGCCCCTGCTGAAGAGCCGGAGAAGATCGAAGTGGCCGTCGAAAACCCCGCCGAGACGGACGACGCCAAGGCTGCGGCCGCGGACATCGTTGCCGACGAGAAGCCCGTTGAGAACGAGGAAAAGGCCGACGGAGTCGCAAGTCAAGAGATCTAG